Part of the Solwaraspora sp. WMMA2065 genome is shown below.
CGATCGCCACGGGCAACAGTCTACGGACCGCCATGCGGTGGGTGCTCTCGCGGTTACTGCCGTACCAGATCAGCCGGCCGAGGCGCGCGCGGCGGCCTGCAACGCGGCCCGTACGTCGTTGACCTCGGTGATCTGCATGTTCGGCGGCATCGGGTCGGTGCCGGAACCGGCCGTACCGGGCGGTACCAGCGCGTACCGGAAGCCGAGCCGGGCGGCTTCGGCGAGCCGCCGGGCGACCGCGCCGACCCGGCGCACCTCACCGGTGAGCCCGACCTCGCCGATCGCCACCAGTTGCGGGGAGACGGCCAGGTTGAGCCCGCCGGAGGCGACCGCCAGCGCCACCGCGAGGTCGGCGGCCGGCTCCACCACCCGGATGCCGCCGACCGTCGCCGCGAACACTTCCCGGTCGTGCAGGGTGAGCCGTTCGGTACGCCGTTGCAGCACCGCCAGCACCATCGCCAGCCGGGCACCGTCGAGCCCGGACACGGTGCGCCGGGGCGAACCGGCGACGGTCGCCCCGATCAGCGCCTGGACCTCGGTGACCAGGGCCCGCCGGCCCTCCATCGCCACCGTGGCGCAGGTGCCGGGCACCGGCTCGGTGTAGCGGGTGAGGAACAGCCCGGACGGGTCGGGCAGGCTGCTGATGCCGCCTTCGTGCATCTCGAAGCAGCCGACCTCGTCGGCCGCGCCGAACCGGTTCTTCATGCCGCGGACCATCCGCAGCGACGAGTGCTTGTCGCCCTCGAAGTGCAGCACCACGTCGACCAGATGCTCCAGTACCCGGGGGCCGGCGACCTGGCCGTCCTTGGTGACGTGGCCGACCAGCACGGTGGCGATGTTGCGTTCCTTCGCCGCCGCGACCAGCGCGGCGGTGACCGCCCGGACCTGGGTGACGCCACCGGGGATACCGTCCGAACCGGGCATCGAGATGGTCTGCACCGAGTCGAGCACCAGCAGACCGGGCCGGACCGCGTCGAGGTGGCCGAGGACCACCCCGAGGTCGCTCTCCGCCGCCAGGTAGAGCCGTTCGTGCAGCGCGCCGATCCGCTCGGCGCGCAGCCGTACCTGGCTGGTCGACTCCTCGCCGCTGACCACCAGCGACGGACTACCGGCACCGGCGGCCCACTGCTGGGCGACGTCGAGCAGCAGGGTCGACTTGCCGACGCCGGGCTCGCCGGCCAGCAGCACCACCGCGCCGGGTACCAGACCGCCGCCGAGCACCCGGTCGAGTTCGCCGACGCCGGTCGGCCGGGCCTTGGCGGGTGCGGCGCTGATGGTGGCGATCGGCCGGGCCGGTTCGGTCGGCATCCGGGTGCTGACGACTCGGCCGGAGACCACCGGGCCGCTGACCACCGACTCGATCACCGAGCCCCATTCGCCGCATTCCGGGCACCGGCCCACCCACTTGGGTGGTTGGTGCCCGCACGCGTCGCACTCGTACGCGGGCCGGGGCTCACGCGACGCGGCCCGGCTGCGCGGCGCGGCGCTGCCGCGTCCCGTCCCGCCGCCGGCACCCCGGGGGATCGACCGCGAGCTCAGTGCTCTTCCTCGTCGTGCTCGGCGGGCGCCCGGGGAGCCGGGGTGAGCGGCATGTCCACCGGCGCGGCCACGACCAGCGGCGCGCCGCCGGTGCTGAACTCGAAGGCCAGGTTCACCGAGTACCCGGCGGCGAGCGGGCCGGCCAGGCCGGTGACCCGCAGCGGTTCGGTGTCGTCGGTGCTGAACAGCGCCCACCCGTTGGCCGGCAGCTGGACGATCGCGTCCCGGCCCGGGTCCGGCTGCGGCACCTCGGCGGTGCCCGGCTCCGGCGACGGGGTCGGCCCGCTGGCCTGCTCGGAGCCGCCGATCACCACCGTCTCGGCCCCGACCACCGTCGCCCAGTCCTCGTCGGTGACCGGGACGGCGCTGACCCGTACCGTCACCGGGTCGTTGGTGTTGTTGAACAGCCCGACCTCGACCGGCGCGCTGCCGCCGGCCGGGTAGCCCTCCACTCCGGGGTAGGGCACCGAGAGGTCGCGTACCGACACCGCGCCGTCCGGCGACTCGAGGTTGACTCCGTTGATCGCCGTCGCCTTGGTCGCGGTCTCCGCGAGCTGGCCGGCACCGCAGCCGCTGAGCAGCAGGCCGCTGGCCACGGCAGCGCCGGCGAACAGCACCGCGACTCGGCGGTGTCCCCTGGTCGAGGGCGTCACGTCGGTCCTCCTTGTCACGGCGCGGCGACGAGCCCCGCGCAGGCCGGCTCCAGGGTAGTTGGCGGTGATCCGCGCCCCGCCACGGACCCGATAATCCGTGACCGACGGCGCTCACCCGACCGGGCCGGCCCGACGGCGCTCACCCGACCGGGCCGCTGGCCACCAGCAGCACCACGTCGATCACCGCGACCACCAGCACCGCCCGGAACACGCCGTCCGACCGGCCGGCCCGCCGGGCGGCCCGCCGGGCCGCGTACCAGCCGGTCGGCAGGATGATCGCAGTGCCGGCGACCGCGACGAGTCCGGCCCACGACGGCGGCCCGGGTGGGCCGACGACCAGCGTCACGGTGGCGGCGAAGAGCAACCCGGCCGCCGCGACCCCCGAGCCGGTGGCCCCGAGCCGGTGCGGCAGACCCCGCACGCCGGTGCGGGCGTCGTCGGCCAGATCCGGCAGTACGTTGGCGAAGTGCGCCCCGGCGCCGAGCAGCCCGGCGGCGGTGACCAGCCAGGCCGGTGGCACGGGCGCACCCGGCAGGGCCAGCACGATGAAGGCGGGCAACGCTCCGAAGGAGAACGCGTACGGCAGCACCGACACGGCGGTGGACTTCAACGGCCAGTTGTAGGCCAGCGCGCTGATCAGCGCGGCGGTGATGCACAGCGCCGCCGCCGGCCCGGTCGGCCCGGCCAGCAGCGGGGTGGCCAGCGCGGCGGCCAGACCGGCGACGCCCACCGTGCGCCGGCTGACCACGCCGGTTGCGACCGGCTTGTCGGCCCGTCCGGCCTGCCGGTCGCGACCGGCGTCCAGCCAGTCATTGGTCCAGCCGACGGCAAGCTGAGTGGCCGCGACGGTGGCGGCGACCAGCACGATCCCACCCGGACGGTGACCGACGCCCCAGGCCAGCAGGGCGGTCACCGTGGTGACCGCAACCGCCGGCTCGGGGTGGCTGGCCTTGATCAATGCGGACACGCGGCGCGACATATCCGCCAAGTGTGGCCGTTACCGGCTGGTCATGCCACGCTCAGTCAATGCCGGACCTGCCGCCGAACGATCCCCGCCAGTACGACGTGCTGGTCGACGAGTGGTGGCGGCCGGCCGGCGCGTTCGAGATGCTGCGCTGGATCGCCGAGGCGCGGGCCCGGCTGATCCCACCGGCGACCCGGCCCGGGGCGGTGCTGGTCGACATTGGCTGCGGGGCCGGCCTGCTCGCCCCTCACCTGCGTGGCAAGGGCTACCGGCACGTCGGGGTCGACCTGGTCGGTTCGGCGCTGCGGCTGGCGGCCCGGCACGGTGTCGACCCGGTACGTGGTGACGCGACCAGGCTGCCGCTGGCCGACCGGATGGCCGACGTGGTCTCCGCCGGGGAACTACTGGAGCACGTACCGGACCTGTCGGCGGCGGTCGCCGAGGCGTGCCGGGTGCTGCGGCCCGGTGGGCTGCTGGTGCTGGACACCCTGAACGCCACGTTGGCCAGCCGGCTGATCGCGGTCGAGCTGGGCGAACGCCTGCCGGTCGCGCCGCGAGGCATTCACGACCCCGCGCTGTTCGTCCGTCCGCAGCGGCTGGTCGCCGAGTGCGCCCGGCACGGCGTACGGCTGGCGGTGCGCGGCCTCCGGCCGAGCGTCTTCAGCCTGATCGATTGGCTGGTGCGCGCGCCGCTCCGCCGATCGGCTCCCGAACAGGCACTCTGGAAACCCCGGCGGCGGATGGTGCCGACTTGGTCCACCTCGGTGCTCTACCAAGGCAGGGGGGTCAAGGTGGGCTGAGCGGACGAGCAGGTGGGCAGGTCGACGGCGGAAGGGGCGGCAATGGTTGCGGATGCACTGGCGGCGGCGCGGCGGGTGGTGCCACGATTGGCGGCGCGGGCGGGTGATCACGACCGGGCCGGCACCTTTCCGGTGGCGGACTTCGCCGACCTGCGGCAGGAACAGCTGTTCGGGTTGATGGTCCCGCAGCGGCTGGGCGGGCGGGGCGCCGACTTCGCCGACTACGCCGAAGTGGCGTACGAGCTGGCCCGGGGCAACGGTGCCACCGCGCTGGTGTTCAACATGCACGCCTCGGTGACCGGCGCACTGGGCGCGGTCGACGACAACCTCGCCGAGGCGATGGGGCTGCCGGACGAGGCGTTGGCGGCCCGGGACCAGCTGCTCGCCGACGCGGCCGCCGGCGCCTGGTACGCGGTGGCGATGAGCGAACGGGGGGCCGGCTCCCGGCTCTCCCAGCTGTCCACCGTCTACCACCGGGTGGACGGTGGATACCAGATCAAGGGGGCCAAGGCGTTCTGTTCCGGGGCCGGCCACGCCTCGGGGTACCTGGTCGCCGCCCGGCACGCCGACGACCAGTCGGTGGTTTCGCAGTTCCTCGTCCCGGCGGACACGCCCGGCCTGCGGGTGGAGCAGAGCTGGGATTCGCTCGGGATGCGGGCCACCTGCTCGCATGACCTGCACCTGGACGTGACCGTCGGCCCGCAGACCCTGCTCGGCGGGGTGGAAGGGCTGGCCCTGGTGGTGGCCCAGCTGATGCCGCACTGGATGGTGGCCAGCTACGCGGCGGTATACGCCGGGGTGGCCCGGGCGGCGGTGGACGCGGCGGTGGAGCATCTCGCCGAGCGGGGGTTGACCCACCTTCCGGCGGTCCGGGCCCGGATCGGTCGGGCGGACGCGGCGGCCGCCGCGGCGTTGCTGACAGTGCGGGAGGCGGCCCGCCGGGTGGACGCCGAACCGGGCGACCCGACGACCAACCAGTGGGTGTGGCGGGCCAAGCTGGTCGCCGGCGGCACAGCGGCCGAGGTGGCGTCGTCGATGCTGGAGGCGGCCGGGACCTCGGCGACCCGCCGCGGGCATCCGCTGGAACGGCTCTACCGGGACGCCCGCTGCGGTGCGCTGCACCCGCCGACGTCGGACGTCTGTGCCGACTGGCTCGGCGTGGCGACGATCGGCGGGGACCCGGACCGCGACGGATCGGCACCCCGGTGGTGAGCCGGTCGCCGGAGCCGGTGGCGGGCCGGTCGTCGGCCGCGGTGGTCGGGCTCGGGCTGGCGTTGCCGCCGTCGGCCACCCAGGACGAGCTGTGGCGGGACTTCTTCGCGGCGCGGTACGACGGCGGCACCCGAGCGCTCGCGGAGCGGATCTTCGCCAATTCCGGGGTACGCACCCGGCAGGCGGCGGTGAGCCCATTGCTGGAGGACGTCGCGGACTGGCCGACCGAGCGCCGGATGCGCCGCTACCAGATCGAGGCGTTGCCGCTGGGCAAGGAGGCGGTGCACCGGGCGCTGACCCAGGCCGGGCTGACCGCCGGGGAGATCGGTCTGTTCGTGGTCTGCTCGTGCACCGGGTACGCCACGCCCGGCCTGGACATCATTCTGGCCCGGGACGTCGGCATGGCCGCCGACACCCAGCGGTTGTTCGTCGGGCACATGGGCTGCTACGCGGCGCTGCCCGGGTTGGGCGCGGCGGCCGACTTCGTCACCGCCCGGGGCCGGCCGGCGCTGCTGCTCTGTGCCGAGCTGACCAGCCTGCACATCCAGCCGCCGGCCCGCCGGGTGGACACTCAGCAGATCGTGGCGCACGCGTTGTTCTCCGACGCGGCGGCGGCGGTGGTGCTGGTGCCGACCGGCAGGGCCGGCGGCCCGCCGCCGCCCGGCGGTTACGCCGTACGGGAGGTCGTGTCGGCCACCGACGCCTCCACCGCCGACCACATGACCTGGGAGGTGACCGATCTCGGGTTCCGGATGGGTCTGTCGCCCCGGGTGCCGCAGGTGCTGTCGGTGCACGTACGGGCGCTGGTCGGTGATCTGCTGGCCCGGCACGGACTGACCGTGTCGCAGGTGGACGGTTGGGCGGTGCATCCGGGCGGGCCGCGCATCCTCAACGTGGTGCAGCGGGAGCTGGGCCTGTCCGACGCGGCGATGTCGGCGTCCCGGGAGACGTTGGCGGCGTACGGCAACTGCTCGTCGCCGACCGTACTGCTGATCCTGGACCGGTTACGCCGGGCGGGACCGCCGCCGCGTCACGTGGTGATGCTGGCGTTCGGTCCGGGCCTGACGCTCTACGCGGCGCTGCTCGGCCGTTGACCCGCCGCGCGCGGCGGCGGGCGGGGTCAGGGGCCGACCAGCAGGGCCAGGTCGGCGCGGTACGTCTCGACCGAGTCGGCCTGCGGCACCAGCCGGATGACCTCGCCGGTCTCGGTGACGAGTAGCGCGGTGGCGGTGCCGGCGGTCGCCGGGACGTCGACGAAGTTGCGGATTCCAGCGGCCGGGTCGGCCAGCAGATGGGTGTCGAGACGGTCGGCGAGCACCGGCGGCAGGGTGCCGGGGCTGGTGGCGCCGCTGGTGACCGCGACGACCGAGACTCCGGCCGGGGCGGCGGCCGCCGCCGCGGTGATCTGGTCGGCGCACTCACAGCCCTCGACGAGCAGGAACGCCGCCGGCAGCAGCGACCGGACCGGGACCGAGGTGCCGGAGCCGTCGATCAGGTCGAGTGCGGGCAGCGGGCGGTCGGGCAGCGTGGCGGGGGCCGACGGTGCCGGGCTGGCGGTGGACTGGGGCCGGTCGGACCAGGCGACGGTGAACATGCTGATCATCGCGGCGAGGACCGCCAGCAGCATGATGATCAACGGCAGCCGGAGAGCGGCGATCTCGTGCGGGCGGTGCCCGCTGCCGCCGGCCCGGCCGGTGTCGCCGGGGTGGATGCCGAACCGCCGGTGCCAGTGGTCCCGCCGACGGGTGCGGTGCAGCTCCCGGCGGACCTGTGCCGCTTCCTCGGCGAGCGCCCCGGGATCGTCGGGAATGACGATCGGGCCCCACTCGGGCGGGATCTCGGGCAGGTCGTCGGGCGCTCCGGCGCCGTCCGACCACCCATCACCGTTGTTGCCTGTCCTGCCCACAGCACCCCCAGCCGCTCGCCCACCGGGTCGATCGGGGTCTAGGTATCAGGGTCTCGCAACGAACCTGGTTCCGCCAGTGCTGGGGCACGGGAACCGGCCGGACGATATGCTGGAAGTGCCGAAACGCGTCCCATCTGGCACGTCCGACCAGTTAGCTGACTGCTGATCTGGTTGTTACTTAGCGTGTTCAAAACCTACTGGCGGTTGCGTGTCAAGCTCGAGAAAGACCTCTCACAGCCCCTCTGACCTGCGCTTACGGCTCGGACTGTGACGGGACATCGGTGCCTGAGCGTGTTACCCTAGACACAGCGAAAGGGGCTTCGAACCTATGGTTTTCAGTGTCGGCGAGACCGTTGTTTACCCCCACCACGGGGCCGCACTCATCGAGGCAATCGAGACTCGTGTCATCAAGGGCGAGGAGAAGCAGTACCTCGTCCTCAGGGTTGCGCAGGGTGACCTGACGGTGCGAGTTCCCGCCGAGAACGCCGAGATCGTCGGCGTGCGCGAAGTGGTTGGCGAAGAAGGCCTCGGTAAGGTCTTCGATGTCCTCCGCGCCCCGCACACCGAGGAGCCGACCAACTGGTCGCGGCGATACAAGGCCAACCTCGAAAAGCTGGCATCCGGAAACCCGCTCAAGGTCGCCGAGGTCGTTCGTGACCTGTGGCGTCGGGAGCGGGAGCGGGGGCTGTCCGCAGGCGAGAAGCGCATGCTCGCCAAGGCCAGGGACATCCTGGTCGGCGAGGTCGCGCTTGCGGAGAAGAGCACCAAGGACGAGGCAGAGACCTTGCTCGACAAGGTGCTCACCGACGCGTAGGCAACTCTCCACCCATAGATAGTCTGTTGCCACCTGCACCGAGGACCGCGACGTGACCGCGCACTTCCAGCAACGCGGTGACGTCGCGGTCCTCGTTCCTGCGGCGGGTTCCGGGGTACGGCTCGGACCCGGCGCACCCAAAGCACTCCGGCCACTCGGCGGCGTACCGCTGCTGGTACATGCGGTGCGTCGACTGGCCGCCGCCTCCTCGGTCGCGGTGATCGTGGTCGCCGCCCCACCCGCCGACATCGACGCCGTCCGCGACCTGCTCGCCCCCGCCACGGCCGGGCTGCCGCTGATCGTGGTCCCGGGCGGCGCGCACCGGCAGGCCTCGGTGGCCGCCGCGCTCGCTGCCGTCCCCGCCGGCCCGCAGATCGTCCTGGTGCACGACGCGGCCCGCGCCCTCACCCCACCCGACCTTGTCGACTCGGTCGCCGCCGCGGTCCGGGCCGGCGCCGACGCCGTCATCCCGGTGCTCCCGGTCGTCGACACCATCAAGTCGGTGGACGCCGACGAGACCGTTCTGACCACCGTCGACCGGTCGACGCTGCGGGCCGTGCAGACCCCGCAGGGGTTCCGGCGTGACGTGCTGGCCGCCGCGCACGCCGACGCCGTCGATCCGCACACCGACGACGCCGGTCTGGTGGAGAAGCTCGGCGTACCGGTGCTCTGCGTGCCCGGCTCGGAACGGGCGCTCAAGATCACCCGCCCGTTCGATCTGGTGATCGCCGAGCACCTGCTCGCCACCGAACCGGCGACCCGTACCCTGCCTTCATGACCGCCCTTGCCTTGATGGTCGTCCCGTGCGGCACGCCGGCATGATCGTTCCCCGGGTGGGTGTCGGCACCGACGTGCACGCCTTCGCCGCCGACCGGCCCTGCTGGGTCGCCGGCCTGCACTGGCCCGGCGAGACAGGGCTGG
Proteins encoded:
- the radA gene encoding DNA repair protein RadA — its product is MPRGAGGGTGRGSAAPRSRAASREPRPAYECDACGHQPPKWVGRCPECGEWGSVIESVVSGPVVSGRVVSTRMPTEPARPIATISAAPAKARPTGVGELDRVLGGGLVPGAVVLLAGEPGVGKSTLLLDVAQQWAAGAGSPSLVVSGEESTSQVRLRAERIGALHERLYLAAESDLGVVLGHLDAVRPGLLVLDSVQTISMPGSDGIPGGVTQVRAVTAALVAAAKERNIATVLVGHVTKDGQVAGPRVLEHLVDVVLHFEGDKHSSLRMVRGMKNRFGAADEVGCFEMHEGGISSLPDPSGLFLTRYTEPVPGTCATVAMEGRRALVTEVQALIGATVAGSPRRTVSGLDGARLAMVLAVLQRRTERLTLHDREVFAATVGGIRVVEPAADLAVALAVASGGLNLAVSPQLVAIGEVGLTGEVRRVGAVARRLAEAARLGFRYALVPPGTAGSGTDPMPPNMQITEVNDVRAALQAAARASAG
- a CDS encoding UbiA family prenyltransferase, translated to MSRRVSALIKASHPEPAVAVTTVTALLAWGVGHRPGGIVLVAATVAATQLAVGWTNDWLDAGRDRQAGRADKPVATGVVSRRTVGVAGLAAALATPLLAGPTGPAAALCITAALISALAYNWPLKSTAVSVLPYAFSFGALPAFIVLALPGAPVPPAWLVTAAGLLGAGAHFANVLPDLADDARTGVRGLPHRLGATGSGVAAAGLLFAATVTLVVGPPGPPSWAGLVAVAGTAIILPTGWYAARRAARRAGRSDGVFRAVLVVAVIDVVLLVASGPVG
- a CDS encoding methyltransferase domain-containing protein; this encodes MPDLPPNDPRQYDVLVDEWWRPAGAFEMLRWIAEARARLIPPATRPGAVLVDIGCGAGLLAPHLRGKGYRHVGVDLVGSALRLAARHGVDPVRGDATRLPLADRMADVVSAGELLEHVPDLSAAVAEACRVLRPGGLLVLDTLNATLASRLIAVELGERLPVAPRGIHDPALFVRPQRLVAECARHGVRLAVRGLRPSVFSLIDWLVRAPLRRSAPEQALWKPRRRMVPTWSTSVLYQGRGVKVG
- a CDS encoding acyl-CoA dehydrogenase family protein — encoded protein: MVADALAAARRVVPRLAARAGDHDRAGTFPVADFADLRQEQLFGLMVPQRLGGRGADFADYAEVAYELARGNGATALVFNMHASVTGALGAVDDNLAEAMGLPDEALAARDQLLADAAAGAWYAVAMSERGAGSRLSQLSTVYHRVDGGYQIKGAKAFCSGAGHASGYLVAARHADDQSVVSQFLVPADTPGLRVEQSWDSLGMRATCSHDLHLDVTVGPQTLLGGVEGLALVVAQLMPHWMVASYAAVYAGVARAAVDAAVEHLAERGLTHLPAVRARIGRADAAAAAALLTVREAARRVDAEPGDPTTNQWVWRAKLVAGGTAAEVASSMLEAAGTSATRRGHPLERLYRDARCGALHPPTSDVCADWLGVATIGGDPDRDGSAPRW
- a CDS encoding type III polyketide synthase — its product is MVSRSPEPVAGRSSAAVVGLGLALPPSATQDELWRDFFAARYDGGTRALAERIFANSGVRTRQAAVSPLLEDVADWPTERRMRRYQIEALPLGKEAVHRALTQAGLTAGEIGLFVVCSCTGYATPGLDIILARDVGMAADTQRLFVGHMGCYAALPGLGAAADFVTARGRPALLLCAELTSLHIQPPARRVDTQQIVAHALFSDAAAAVVLVPTGRAGGPPPPGGYAVREVVSATDASTADHMTWEVTDLGFRMGLSPRVPQVLSVHVRALVGDLLARHGLTVSQVDGWAVHPGGPRILNVVQRELGLSDAAMSASRETLAAYGNCSSPTVLLILDRLRRAGPPPRHVVMLAFGPGLTLYAALLGR
- a CDS encoding CarD family transcriptional regulator, with translation MVFSVGETVVYPHHGAALIEAIETRVIKGEEKQYLVLRVAQGDLTVRVPAENAEIVGVREVVGEEGLGKVFDVLRAPHTEEPTNWSRRYKANLEKLASGNPLKVAEVVRDLWRRERERGLSAGEKRMLAKARDILVGEVALAEKSTKDEAETLLDKVLTDA
- the ispD gene encoding 2-C-methyl-D-erythritol 4-phosphate cytidylyltransferase → MTAHFQQRGDVAVLVPAAGSGVRLGPGAPKALRPLGGVPLLVHAVRRLAAASSVAVIVVAAPPADIDAVRDLLAPATAGLPLIVVPGGAHRQASVAAALAAVPAGPQIVLVHDAARALTPPDLVDSVAAAVRAGADAVIPVLPVVDTIKSVDADETVLTTVDRSTLRAVQTPQGFRRDVLAAAHADAVDPHTDDAGLVEKLGVPVLCVPGSERALKITRPFDLVIAEHLLATEPATRTLPS